In Notolabrus celidotus isolate fNotCel1 chromosome 22, fNotCel1.pri, whole genome shotgun sequence, one genomic interval encodes:
- the LOC117806060 gene encoding retinol dehydrogenase 14-like: MPQSLIMMNGKTIIVTGANSGIGRATAAGLVRLQGRVILACRDRCRAEEAAREILQETGADCSKLVVKQLDLASLRSVQAFCEDIKKEELRLDVLINNAGVYQCPYTKTEDGFEMQFGVNHLGHFLLTHLLLDLLKQSAPSRVIVVSSKLYKHGHINFEDLNSEQSYDKAFAYGRSKLANLLFTRELARRLEGSGVTVNALTPGIVRTNLGRHVHVPVLAKPLFNLLSWGLFKSPEEGAQTSVYLACSPDVDGAQGECYADCKRQVLLDKATDQEVARKLWDISEVMVGITT; encoded by the exons ATGCCTCAGTCCCTCATCATGATGAATGGAAAGACCATCATAGTGACCGGGGCCAACAGCGGGATCGGGAGGGCCACAGCAGCCGGCCTCGTGAGGCTCCAGGGCCGGGTGATCCTGGCCTGCAGGGACCGGTGCAGGGCGGAGGAGGCAGCCCGGGAGATCCTGCAGGAGACCGGGGCAGACTGTAGTAAGCTGGTCGTGAAACAGCTGGATCTCGCTTCGCTCAGATCTGTGCAGGCTTTCTGTGAAGACATTAAAAAG GAGGAGCTTCGGTTAGACGTCCTGATCAACAACGCCGGTGTCTACCAGTGTCCTTACACCAAAACAGAGGACGGCTTTGAGATGCAGTTTGGAGTGAACCACCTGGGCCATTTCCTGCTCACGCACCTTCTGCTGGACCTCCTGAAACAGTCCGCACCCAGCCGTGTCATCGTAGTATCCTCTAAGCTCTACAAGCACGGACACATCAACTTTGAAGACCTGAACAGTGAGCAGAGCTACGACAAAGCCTTCGCTTACGGTCGCAGCAAACTGGCCAACCTGCTGTTCACCCGTGAGTTAGCCCGTCGCCTGGAGGGCAGCGGAGTCACGGTGAACGCTCTGACTCCCGGCATCGTGAGGACTAATCTGGGGAGGCATGTGCACGTCCCGGTTTTAGCTAAGCCCCTCTTTAACCTGCTTTCCTGGGGCCTGTTTAAGAGCCCAGAAGAAGGAGCTCAGACTTCAGTGTATCTGGCCTGCAGCCCGGATGTAGACGGCGCGCAGGGCGAGTGCTACGCTGATTGTAAGCGTCAGGTTCTGCTGGACAAGGCCACGGACCAGGAAGTGGCCCGTAAACTGTGGGACATCAGTGAGGTCATGGTGGGCATAACCACATGA
- the LOC117806061 gene encoding protein YIPF7-like isoform X1: MGDIQQFEQDFYQTRYYIDDQGQTVAYYDNYDSTNPAYYDNGAQTFMPEVLDPSMQQDYTGQYYQPGTLGDTGAESPEEEPPLLEELGINFDHIWQKTLTVLNPLKPADGSIMNETDLTGPIIFCIALGVTLMMAGKAHFGYVYGTSATGCTGMYMLLSLMSSLAVSFGCVASVLGYCLLPMVALSAFAVFYSLQGVLGTVLAMLGICWCSFSASKIFSSTLAMEGQQLLVAYPCALLYGLFALLTVF, translated from the exons ATGGGGGACATCCAGCAGTTTGAGCAGGACTTCTACCAAACCAGATATTACATTGATGATCAGGGTCAAACTGTGGCTTACTACGATAACTACGACTCCACAAACCCAGCTTATTACGACAA TGGAGCTCAGACCTTCATGCCAGAAGTCCTGGATCCTTCCATGCAGCAGGACTACACCGGGCAGTACTACCAACCCGGGACTCTTGGAGACACAGGGGCAGAGTCTCCAGAGGAGGAACCTCCCCTTCTGGAGG AGCTTGGCATCAACTTCGACCACATCTGGCAGAAGACGCTGACGGTGTTGAACCCTTTAAAGCCTGCAGACGGCAGCATCATGAACGAGACCGACCTGACGGGGCCCATCATCTTCTGCATCGCTTTAGGGGTCACTCTGATGATG GCTGGTAAAGCTCACTTTGGTTACGTGTACGGGACCAGCGCTACAGGCTGTACAGGGATGTACATGCTGCTCAGTCTGATGAGCTCTCTGGCGGTGTCTTTTGGCTGTGTGGCCAGTGTCCTGGGCTACTGTCTCCTGCCCATGGTGGCGCTCTCTGCATTCGCTGTCTTCTACTCTTTACA AGGAGTCCTGGGAACGGTCCTGGCCATGTTGGGGATTTGTTGGTGCAGTTTTTCAGCCTCAAAGATCTTCAGCTCCACCCTGGCCATGGAGGGCCAGCAGCTGCTGGTGGCTTATCCCTGCGCCCTGCTCTACGGGCTCTTTGCACTGCTCACTGTATTTTAA
- the LOC117806061 gene encoding protein YIPF7-like isoform X2, whose protein sequence is MGDIQQFEQDFYQTRYYIDDQGQTVAYYDNYDSTNPAYYDNGAQTFMPEVLDPSMQQDYTGQYYQPGTLGDTGAESPEEEPPLLEELGINFDHIWQKTLTVLNPLKPADGSIMNETDLTGPIIFCIALGVTLMMAGKAHFGYVYGTSATGCTGMYMLLSLMSSLAVSFGCVASVLGYCLLPMVALSAFAVFYSLQTSWRRSSVQSQGIITAVTLTEGLHGDCFYFLTPPLTPCFQLQPLASSVKQ, encoded by the exons ATGGGGGACATCCAGCAGTTTGAGCAGGACTTCTACCAAACCAGATATTACATTGATGATCAGGGTCAAACTGTGGCTTACTACGATAACTACGACTCCACAAACCCAGCTTATTACGACAA TGGAGCTCAGACCTTCATGCCAGAAGTCCTGGATCCTTCCATGCAGCAGGACTACACCGGGCAGTACTACCAACCCGGGACTCTTGGAGACACAGGGGCAGAGTCTCCAGAGGAGGAACCTCCCCTTCTGGAGG AGCTTGGCATCAACTTCGACCACATCTGGCAGAAGACGCTGACGGTGTTGAACCCTTTAAAGCCTGCAGACGGCAGCATCATGAACGAGACCGACCTGACGGGGCCCATCATCTTCTGCATCGCTTTAGGGGTCACTCTGATGATG GCTGGTAAAGCTCACTTTGGTTACGTGTACGGGACCAGCGCTACAGGCTGTACAGGGATGTACATGCTGCTCAGTCTGATGAGCTCTCTGGCGGTGTCTTTTGGCTGTGTGGCCAGTGTCCTGGGCTACTGTCTCCTGCCCATGGTGGCGCTCTCTGCATTCGCTGTCTTCTACTCTTTACA AACAAGTTGGAGACGGTCATCAGTCCAGAGTCAAGGCATCATCACAGCAGTAACACTCACTGAGGGACTTCATGGtgactgtttttactttttaactCCACCTTTAACTCCCTGCTTCCAGCTTCAGCCTCTGGCCTCATCAGTGAAGCAATAG